The DNA sequence GCAGTCGGGTTCCCAGCCTCACCGCCGACACCGTATTCAACCGCCAACTCGAAGGTCTTGCCGTCGGCGCCGACGCGAAAGCCCTGCCTGTCGCGCTCGCTCAGGCCCACCGCATCGAGCAGCTCGTTGGCGCGGTCGGGATCGAAGTCGGCGTACGCCTCGGCCCACTCCGGCTTGTAGTAGGTGGCACTCGGCAGGATCGTGAACTGCCGCGGCACGGCGAGGCCGAAGAACACGGCGTTGTTCAGGTCGTCCCGGTCGATCGCCAGCGAGAGGGCCTGGCGGAACCGCACGTCCCGGTAGATGCCTCCCTTCACCGGGTCGGGATGGTTCTGGTTGACGCGGAAGCCCACGTCGGCGCCCTTGTTGCCGGGCAGCAGCACCACGTTGTAGCCGCCCGCATCCTCGCCCTGCTTGTAGAGCGAGAAGTTCTCGAACGCCGTATTGACGAATGCCACGTCCGATTCACCGGCAATGATCTTCAGGTGGTAGGTCTCCGAATCGACGATGTCGGTCACGATCCGGTCCACGTAGGGGAGCTGTTGGCCCTCGGCATCCACCTTCCAGTAGTACGGGTTGCGGTCGTGCACCTTGTTGGTGGTGTCGGAGTGGGTCAGCACCCACGGCTGCATGGTGGGAAAGTTCATGTCCTGGCGGGGATTCCACCAGAAGTGATGGCGGAACGCATCGACCCAGGTGTCGAAGCCCTCCTCCTTGGCCAGCGCGTTGGCATTTTCGTTGTAGCGGATGTGCCACTTCTGCAGGTAGTGCTTGGGATAGTAGGAGTGCCAGTCGCCGCCGGCCGGCTCGGCCATCTTCAGGGTAAGGACCGGGTAGGGGACATCGGTCTCCAGGCGTACCGTGTAGTCGTCGACCTTGATCGCCCGCCGCGCCTGCGGCAACCACATCCAGGTCTCGATCTCCTCGTGCCAGTGCATGTCCTCGTACATGAAGATCACGTCGTCGGCCGTGAACGGCGCCCCATCGGACCACCTGGCCCCCTCGCGCAGGAAGATGGTGATGCTCTGGTCGTCCGCGGCCTGCTCGAAGCCCTTCGCGAGGTGGCCCTCCACCTCCAAGCGGTCGAATCGGAAGCGCCCCAGGTAGCTGCCGCGTTCGGTCTCTTCCTGCAGGTCGCCCCACGGGGCATTGTTGGTGGCGTGCACGTACAGCGTGCCGCCGTACCGTCCGACCGACTCGATCGGCTCCAGCAGCGCCGGCTCCACGGGCAGCCGCTCATCCACTGGCGGCAGCTCTCCCGCGGCCACCAGCTCGGTCAGCATGGGCGCCTCCCGGTATTGGCCCATCGGCACCGCCATCTGTTCCGCGTCGCCGCCCTCCTCCGCCTCCGAGGCCGCCCACGAGGCCAGCGACGCGACCAGAAGAAGTCCCGTAACGAATACGAGAGTCTTTGTCATAGTGTTCCTCCTTGGCGCTCCCGGGCGTCGATGCTTGCGTCACCGGCCGCGAGCTTGCGCCAGAAATGTGCAGCCGAAATCCTATGTCAGGACCGGCGATTCGTCAATGTTGGCGAGTGGGGGAGCGGGCTTTCGGGTGAGGGGCGCGCGGCTGCGATGCGAAGCTGGCGCGGCTGCTGCGCCCGGAACGCACAGCCCGTTAACGTCAACGCAGGCCGGAAGGCGCAAGCTCGCCGATCGAGCTTTCCAGCTTGCCCTGCTCTTCGTGGGCGGCGCGGCCCGCGGCCGGCGGCAGCGGCGTGTCGTACTGGTAGCCGGGGTCCTGTTGCTGCCGCTTCCAGGTGGCCAGCATCTCGCGCCAGGCGCCGATCAGCGTGCGCGGCTCCGGCATGTCGGCAGCAATCGCGCGTGCCAGCTTGCGGAGGTGGTAGCACGGCACGCCGGCGTACATGTGGTGCTCGGTGTGCCAGTTCATGCGCCAGTACAGGAAGCTGGAGACCGGGTCGAGCTTCATTGAGCGGGTCGACTTGCGGAAGTCGGGCACGTTGTCGCGCAGGCCGCAGTGCTGCGGCAGGCCGACGAAGTAGGTGAGCCAGTTGGCGATGAACGGCGCCGCCGAGATCACCAGCGGCAGCACCCACAGCCCGCTGGCGATCCCGATCACCAGCACGGCGCCGTGGAACAGGAGGTGCGCCCGCGACCACCACATCGACTTCCACGCCTCCGCCGGCTGGTCGAGGTGCAGCGCCTCGATCCACTGCCGGATCGGCGCCCTGGTGGAGCCGATCAGCCCGAACGCGCCGAGCACGGTGATCGCCAGCGTGGACAGCAGGCCGCCCTTGGTGAAGTTGCGCCCCGGTTTGCTGAGCAGGTTGATCGTGAACATCTGCAGCAGGAACGTGCGCCCCACCGACGGGTGCAGCGGCAGCAGGTTCTCGCGGTCGCCCTCGGGGTAGAGGGTGTAGCGGTGGTGGTAGGTGTGGCTGGTGCCGTAGTCGAACGGATCCCACCAGCTCAGCAGGCTGTACAGGTACAGGAACACCTGGTTGAGACGCTTGGTGCGGAACACGGTGCCGTGCGCCAGCTCGTGCGGGGCGACGCCGGTAAAGAAGCTCGCCACCGTGCCGTGCGCGAACAGCGCCAGCGCGAACCCCAGCCACAGGCCGCCCGCCCAGCACCACCACACCAGTGCCCCGGTGGCCACCGCCAGCGCCAAGTGGCCGCCTGCCTGCAGCCACCCCTGCAGGTCGCTGCGCTGCATCAGCGCCCGCAGCGTGGCCGGCTCGATCGGCGACCGGTACCACTTCACCCGCAGGTGGCCGCGAACCTCCGCCAGCCGCGGATACTCGTCTGCTCCCATGCCTGCCCAAGGCTATTGCGCGCGCACGTGTCTTTCAACCCGGCCACCACGTTGTTCACATTCTGGGTAGTATGATTCCGTTTTTCGACGCAAAAAGGAATCATCATGGACAAAATGCCGGGACTCTTGTTAGTGTCTGGACGTGTTTGAGCGGTTCTACCGGCCTCCCGCCGGGAGCTACTTCCTGTTCGGCCCGCGTGGTACCGGGAAGTCCACGTCGTTGCGCGAGCGCTATCCCGATGCATTGTTCGTCGACCTCATAGATCCGGAGAACACGCGTTTCTATGATGCGCGACCGGAACGGTTGCGCGACACCATCGCGGCGAGCCCTGCCAGGCGGCGGATCGTGATCGACGAGGTACAGCGAGTGCCGGAACTGCTGCAGGTGGTGCACCAGCTCATCGAACTCGACAAGCGCCTGCGCTTCGTACTTACCGGCTCCAGTGCCCGCAAGCTGCGCCGCACCGGCGTGGACCTGCTCGCTGGCCGTGCCGCGCTCACCACCATGCACCCGTTCATGGCAGCCGAGTTGGGCGCCGGGTTCAACCTGGACCGCGCGCTCTCGCAGGGGCTGATACCGCTGGTAGTCGACGCGGCCGAGCCGGATGTCGTGTTGCGGTCATACGCTGCACTCTACGTACGGGAGGAGGTACAGGCGGAGGGCCTGGTTCGGAACGTCGGCGCCTTCTCCCGCTTCCTGGAGGCGGTGAGCTTCAGTCATGCCGCCGTACTGAACGTGTCCAATCTGGCCCGCGAGTGCCAAGTGGAGCGCAAGGTTGCGGAGGGCTACGTGGACGTGCTGCGCGACCTGCTGCTGGCGTTCACGCTGCCGGTGTTCACGCGGCGGGCCCGGCGCCGCATGACGACACATCCCAAGCTCTACCTGGTCGACGCCGGTCTGTTCCGGTCGCTGCGGCCGACCGGACCGTTCGACCGGCCCGAAGAGCTTGCCGGCGCCGCCCTGGAGGGGCTGGTCGCACAGCACCTGCGCGCCTGGATCGCCTACTCGAACCGCGACGACGCCCTGAGCTTCTGGCGTACCCGCGCCGGCAACGAGGTGGATTTCGTCCTCTACGGCGAGAGTGGCCTGTTCGCCATCGAGGTCAAGGACAGTGCCACGCTTCATCCCCGCGACTTCAGCGGGCTCCGCGCGTTCACGCAGGATTATCCGATCGCCACCCCCGTGCTGCTCTACCGCGGCTCGCGCCGCATCCAGGAGCGTGGCGTCCTCTGCCTCCCATGCGAGCCGTTTCTCCGCACCCTCACTCCGGCGCGCTCATTCTCGCAAGTCCTCGCCGCCGTGCCTGAACCATGATGTAACCATCGCCGGTCGTGCCTACTGGTTGCTCACGTGCTCAGCGATACGGTCGCGCAAGAGCTTCAATTCTGGGCACAGTTGATACAAGAGACGGAAATTCATCAGCGACCTTTGCATCATGAGGTCTCTTCCCTGTCCGGCTCGGCGCGGGTCGCCGTGCTTGTCGAGAAGCGGTTGGAACACCTCCTCCTTCATTCGCGGATTCCTTCGCGCCTCGGTCCACGTCAAGCTCATGTCTCCGCGGAAGCCTGCACACGCGTATATCTCAACCTCTGGTTCTGCCGGACAACAGAGCAGGGAGACACCCCTCGCGTGAAGTTCCGACTCCAGGTTCTGCATTGCCTCGCGACTACCACGATCGGCATCGGGAAAGAATAGCCAGAGGTCGAACCACCCGTAACGCTCCACCAACAAGCTCCGGATAGCTCTTGTCGCGTCGTCGTATCCACGGACTCTTGAATTCTCCAGAATCGTCACGCGGGCAGAACGTCGTCCGGCGTCAGTTAGGAGTGCCCGTGCGAGGGGCCTCAGGATGTAGCCGTTGAGTGTCGGGTCCTCCGGGATCACGAGCACGCGGAGACTCACAGGGCCGTTTCGAGCCAGCCCTCGGCGTACAGGTCAGCGACCGGATGGCGTTGTGCGACATCCAGAAAGTGGGGGACTTCAGTCAGGGGACGTATCATCGACTCGCCGGTTGACTCGTCCCTCTTGCAGAGAAACGTCGTGCCGTACTCGGATTCATCAAGCCATGCGAGTGCACTTGGCGAGTGCGTAGTAGCGAAGACCTGTGTCCGGCCCGCTCTCGACCGGTTTCGGAGTAGTTCCAAGAGTAGCCGAAGGCGGCTTGCATGAATTCCGTTTTCGATCTCCTCGATAGTCATGATGCTTGGCATGTCTGGTTGGAAAAACGCAGCAGTCAGCGCCGCAAACCGCAACGTCCCGGCACTCAATACTGGCGCGGGGTATTCGCGATGGCTCTCACGAAGCATAAACAGTGAATCGCCCACAGCGCCGCTCAGCGTACCGACGTCGTCAACCTCATCGGGACGGAGCTCGCGGAGCCATGACAGGAATGCGTCCTTGGTGTCTTCGTTCTGACAGATTGTCTTTACGACGGCTGCGAAGTTCTCTCCGTGATCTCCCATACGCTTGGCGTCGTGTACTTTCGAGTATTCCCGAAGTAACGCAATGGACGGTTCCAATTGCTGCGTATTCGCCAACTGCCTTGCCACGCGGCGTGCCAAGTCCGCGCCTTCTGTGTAGAATGGACCTTGGTCGAAGCCCACGCTGTCACCGGAAAACCCAAAGAATTTCAATCCTGAAAACCCGCCAAGTACGGGTCGGAAGCTGGCGGACTCGGAGATAGGAGACCGGTCTCCTCCGACATAGTGGTGGTGCACGCGGAGCTTTGGTCCTGAGTCGGGACCGCTGGTTTCTTCAGTATGAAAGATAAGTACTCCTGCTTGCAGAGACTCCTGCTTTACTTGCCCCGCCATTGGAAGGAACGTAATCGAATAGTGCCATGGCACTTGGGGTTCATCGTCCAAAGTGCCTTGCACCGAGATCAAGACCTCACTCTCTCCGTCGAAGCCGGCAAAGCAAGTTCGTGAACTGCCGCCGCGGATTCCATCCCAAACCTCGCTGGTAGCGCTCGGCGGCCTTCCGTCTAGTATCTCACTGATCGTGAATCCGTTTCCTATCCCCTGCAACACTCGAAGAGACTCAAGGAAGTTCGACTTCCCGCTGGCATTTGTGCCAACGAAGAGATTCAGCATTCCGAGCGACAGTTCGACGCGCCGAAGACTCTTGAAGTTGCTGATAGTGATGCTTTCGATCAATCTCCGGTCCTTCTACCGCTGAGTCTGACCACACAATCGGCGGTCGTTCATGACATGCCCTATTCCATCAGAGGCGCCATGCCGGCGGTTTCCTTACGGGAAGGTGCGATTGCTGGCGAGGAGAGTTCGACTTCGGCGCCGGAGCAGGCGCGGGTCGGGAGTGGCATGGCATCCCACGGGAACTGCTTCTGGTCCGGCCACTCCAGCGGCGGGATGCGGCATTGGTCGCTACGAAGATCGGGCCGGCGGTGCTGAACAAGGTCATGTGCCGATTATGGCACAGAGGCCCGGCTCACGGCAGCCTGCGTTCATCCGGATGGCTTACGTCTGTCGCTTTGCACGCTGCCTCGTGTCCGCACGCCGGTCGCCGCGCGTGGCCATTCGCCTCCATGCTTACCCCCTAAGCACGAGTGAGAATTCGATGTATACTTTCGACGTGGAACTGCCGGAGGATGTTCGGGAGCGATATCGGGCATTCGGGCGTGTGGGTGGTCGTGCACGTGCACGGAGTCTCGGGCCCGGACGGCGTAGGGAGATAGCGCGCCGCGCGGCGACGGCGCGCTGGGTGCGCAGGCGATTTGGAGCGAGCCGGTTCGCCGATCTTGGGCTGCCTGGAGGCGAGCTGGTCGATGAGGGGCTCGCCGATCTGGCGTCCGGCCGCACCAGCGCGGCGAGCCTGCTGGTTTCGCTGGCGGCCCCACGGCTGCGCCGCGAGGGCGTGCCGGTCACGGAAACGGAACCCGACCCGGAGTTGCGGCTCTACCGGCTGCTCTCTTCCGGCGCGGGCGATCTCGGGTATGCGCGCTACAACGCGCACCTGCGCTTGATCGTGTCGTTCGCGAATGCGTGCTCGGTCGCCAGATTGGCCGGAGCCGCCCGGGAGACCGGAGCGTAGCAAGATGCGAGAGAGCGTTACTCGGGAACGCCTGCTTGCGTTCATGAAGCGGCTCGCCGAGTCGGCGCCACGCGGGAGGCGCTTTCGGGTGTTCGTCGTGGGCGGCGGAACGGCGGTGGCGCAGGGATGGCGTGAGTCGACGATCGACGTGGACTTGTACGCCGACGACGAGGCGGTGTTTGTCGACATTCAGCGCATCAAGGAGTCGCAGCAGGTGAACGTGGAGTTTGCCCGGCCTGAGCACTTCGTCCCGCCGCTCGCCGGTGCCGACAGGCGGCACATCTTCATAGCCACGTTCGGCACCGTCAGCTTCTTCCACTACGACCCGTACTCGCAGACGCTGTCGAAGGTGGTGCGCGGCTTCCGGCGTGACCTGGAGGACGCGCACCACTTCATCGATACCGGCCTGGTCGACGCGGCCCGCTTCCGGGATCTCGTTGATGCGATTCCGGAAGCCGTCTTCGCCAAGTACCCCGCACTCTCACGCGAAGCGGTCCTGAACGGGGTGTGCACGTTCCTCGCCTCGGTAGGTGAAGTTTAGTCGCACGATACGCCGCTACGGGCGTGCGGCCTGCTGCGCAACTCCTCGCGGCTCTGCGTGACGCCGTTGCCGGTGACGTTGTACGCGAACGTGTTCATGAGGCGGTCTTCGGCGGAGCGGTTGGGTGCCGATCCGTGCACGATCAGGGCGTTGAAGAATACGCCGTCACCGGGCTCCATCTCGACCGCCACGGCGTCGTCCCGTTCGCGGTAGTGTCCCGGCAGGTACACGCCGAAGGTCTCCCGGCTGCGCTCATGCTCCTGCAGCCCTCCGCGGTGGCTGCCGGGAACGAAGCAGATGCAGCCGTTCTCCAGGTTGCACCGTCGAATCGCCAGTTGGCAGTTCACCATCGCCGGGCGGTTGTCGTCCGTTTTCCAGTACGCATAGTCCTGGTGCCACGGGATCGCGGTGCCGTCGCCGCCCGCCTTCGGCAGCAGCTTGCTGTGGTACAGCGAGATGTCCGATCCGATCAGGTCCTCGACGATGTCGAGCATGGCATCGCAGCGCAGGATCCGATTCAGGGTGGCACTGATCACCTCGCTGTGCATGAGCTGCTTGATCCGCGGCGGATGGTCAGGCTCGTCGAACTCCTCCCAGGCGATGCCGACGCCGGCTGCCGGGTGCTCCGCCATCCGCTCGTGGATCCGGTCGACCTCCCGCTCCACGTCGGCGATCCAGTCCAGCGGCACCAACCCCTTCCTGAGCAGGTAGCCGTTTTCTTCGTAGAACCGCGTTTCGTGTGTGGTCAGCGACATGGGTTCCCCGGTGCGTCGATTCATGGCGTTGCACGGCGAGTCTATGTCCGGCGCCGGCCATGAGCAAGGAGCACAGGCGCATTGTGCTCGGGAGCACGATGTATACTGCCGGGGGCCACGAATCCATGGTCAATGCAATGGCCGATTTCTCCGCCAACCTGTACACCATCGCCACGCGATAGCCGGTAATCTGGTCGGACTCGGACGACGGCGGAGCGTGAGTACCTGCAGAGCGACATCGCGCAGGAGCCAGTGGCGCTCCGTCGCGACGCTGCTTGGCTACTACGAGCCGGCCCCGCGCCGCGTGGTTCGCATGCGTCGTGCCGGTACGTGTTTTTCGAGCGTCGGCATCTGTCGTTTCATGAAGCTGTCGAAGAGCGGGACGGTGAACGCGGTCTCGCCGTGTCGCTGGCTCCACACCATCCCCTTGTTCACCAGTTGCTGCCGGACCGTCGCTACGGAGGTTGCGGCGACGCCGAGAGTGGTGGCGATGTGCCCTGTCTTGTGTGGTCCGGGCCCGAGCTCGGCCATGGCGCGCAGGTACTTCTGCTGCAGCACGGTCAAGCGGTCGAAACGCACGCGGAAAAAGTTGGTGTCGAGGTGGGCGATCACGTCGGGCGTCGCATCCGCCACTACTGCTGGCGCGATCGGAGTTGACGGCGCGCGATTCCACACCTGGAAACCCCACTCCTGGATGAAATAGGGGTAGTTCTGGGTGGCCTGCAGGATTGCATCCACGGCGCCGTCGTCGAACGAGACTCCTTCGTTCTCTGCCGGTATCGCGATGGCTGCGCGGGCCGCGTCGGCATCCAACGGTCCGACTTCCGGATAGTCGAATAACCGCTCTGCGTAGGATTTGGCCTTGCCTGCAAGTGCGGCGACCTGCGGCAGTCCGGCGCCGATGAACAGCAGCGGGAGGTTGCGTTGAGCAATCTCATGGCAGGCCACCACGACGGCCGCTAGCTCGACCGAAGAGAGGTACTGAATCTCGTCCAGGAACAAGCCTACCGCCGAGCGCCGCTCGGCGGCGGCCTCCGCCACGGCAATCAGCAGCGGTGGCAGGTCTTGCTCGAGGTTCCCGCTGTCGCCCTCGCCGGGCGCCGGCTCGACGCTGAACTCGATGTCTCCGATCTTGACCTTGAACGCGTTCGCGAACCCGCGCAGTACGGACACGGCACGCCGCAGGTGTCGTCCACCGGACTGGCGAACGTCGAGGGCGTAGAGGATGCGCCGCAACTCGGGCGCCAGCATGTCGGGCAGCACGCTCCCTTCAGGTGCCTCGACCTTGGCCGTCTGGAATCCCTTGCCGTCCGCGAAGGCGCGCAATCGATTGAGCAGGACGGTCTTGCCAACGCCACGCAAGCCCAGCAGGATGAGGCCCTTGGTGGGGCGTCGCCGGAGGACGCGGTCCATGTCAATGGTCACGTCGTCGATCAGCCGGTCGCGGCCGGCCAGTTCCGGCGGCTGCAAGCCGGCGCCTGGAGCGTACGGGTTATTGCGACGGTCCATCAATGACCTCGGTCGGTCGCGGGTAGATTACTCAATTTAATTAGTTTAGTGGATACCTCATTAAAGTCAATAAATCAAGTAATAAACCGGATGGCGTCTGCACGACGGGCCGATGAGTCGGAGGATGGGAGCCAGCCGCGCCAGGGGGTGATGGGGGCGGGGCCCTGGACGGCGAGGCGGTATTCGTTGGTGGACAGGGTGCCGGTGGGGTCCCCTCGGCGCACGCGGTGGCCAGCGCCAGGCACAGCTTCTCGAAGTTCTTGATGCCGGGCTGCGAGCCCCAGCTCCACAGCACGATCGATTGGTGCGCAACGTTATGTTCCTCCTTCTTCGCTGAGCCAGCGCCACAGCGGGAGCAGCCGGATGCGGCCTCGTTTGCCGAACCACTCCACCTCTTCCTCGGAGTCGGCGTCCGCGGTCAACACCAGCAGCCGGTCGCAGGACAGCTCCGCGCCGGCCTGCAGCAGAGCCCGGATCTCGCGCTGCCGGGTGTCCGCACCGGTCATGTCCCAACAGACCTGGATGAGGCTCGTCACCTGCCGGCCCTCCTTCACGACGAAGTCCACCTCGCGCTGTCCGGCATCCCTCCAGAAGTAGACCTCGCATTTCCCCTCGAGCGCCCGTTTGTGAAGAGCGACCGCGACGACGTTCTCCGCCAGCCGGCCGGTGTCGGGGGCGAACCGGACGCCGCGCGCGGTCACGAAGCCGTTGTCGATGCAGTAGATCTTGCGGTTGGCGGCGGCCGTCTCGCGCACCCGGTAGGAAAACCGTGGCAGCGAGAAGAACAGGAACGCCTCCTCCAGGTGGCCGATGTATTTCGCCACGGTGTGGACACTCCTGCACCGCGTGACCGAGGTGAGGCGGTTCAGGGTGTACTCTCGGGCGACGTTGGCGAGCAGGTAGCCGGCCAGGTCGTCCAGGCCTGCGGCGGAGCGGATGCGGCGCCGGCGCACGATGTCCTTGTACAGGACGGAGTCCCACAGGGTGCGCAGATAGTACTCGCGGTCCACGTCGCGCAGCAGGGGTTCCGGGTAGCCACCCTCCTGCGAGTAGCGGCGGAATCCCTCTGCCATCTCCGGCCCGGTGCGTGGGCCGGGGTGAGCACGCCGGGTCTCGGCGAACGAGAACGGGAACAGGATGATCGGCAGGTGGCGCCCGGTCAGGTGGGTGGCCAGTTCGCTGCTCAGCAGGTGCGCGTTGCTCCCGGTCAGTATGAGCTGCAACCCTTGGCGCTGGAGCCGGTTCACGAACAGCTCCCAGCGCGGCAGGTTCTGGATCTCGTCGAGCAGCAGGTAGCGCGGATTGTCGTAGACGCTGTTGACCGCGGCGACCAGGTGGTCGTAGTTGGCCACGTCGACGAGCCGTTCGTCGTCGAAGTTCACGTAGCCGCGGGAACGCTGTTTCCCGAGCAGGTGCATGGCCAGGAACGACTTGCCGCAGCGGCGCGGGCCGATGATCACCTTGATCAGTCCGTCGTCGCGGACGGGCGTGGCAAGATCGCGCTCGACGTAGCGCTCCGCGAGGCGCGCGTGCATCTCGCGTCTCTGCGTCTCGACCGCATCGTGAAGCGGCGAACTCAGCATGGTTCCCGAACCCTCAACATCATAATGCACAAAAATAGCAGCTTTTGTGCATTATAGATCTGATATTCAGTTCATTCCAGCTCCACTGCCACTGGCCGCGCTCGTCGGGCGCGCCGGGCGCGCGGGCCACCGGGCGCGAGCCGCCCATGTGGTGTACGCCAAGTGAGGCCCGAGCAGTTCCAGGCTTGTTGACTACTGTTGGTTTCAGGTCCTGCCCTTGACAGCGAATGCCCTCGCTGCACCCAGGAACAGGTCCGATACGGGTACTTCCCACATCACGTCGTCGGTAACCACTTTGCCCGCGGCGCGTATCTGCTGCGTTGCCGCCGCCATCGCCTGATTGACTTTCGGATGGTCGAACTGACCGGGCAGCCCCATATCCAGCGAGATGTCATGGACACCGAACTTGAAAAAGTCCAGCCCGTCTACGGTCAGAATCTCCGGCAAGTTGTCGAACCCTTCCTGCTCCTCGATCATTCCACAGATAAACATCTCTTCGTTGGCGCGGCGCATATGCTCACTGGCTGAGTCGGGGGTGCCGTAGTAATCGCCACGGGCATTGCCGTAACTGCGCATACCCCGGGGTGAGAAGA is a window from the Spirochaetaceae bacterium genome containing:
- a CDS encoding fatty acid desaturase, which codes for MGADEYPRLAEVRGHLRVKWYRSPIEPATLRALMQRSDLQGWLQAGGHLALAVATGALVWWCWAGGLWLGFALALFAHGTVASFFTGVAPHELAHGTVFRTKRLNQVFLYLYSLLSWWDPFDYGTSHTYHHRYTLYPEGDRENLLPLHPSVGRTFLLQMFTINLLSKPGRNFTKGGLLSTLAITVLGAFGLIGSTRAPIRQWIEALHLDQPAEAWKSMWWSRAHLLFHGAVLVIGIASGLWVLPLVISAAPFIANWLTYFVGLPQHCGLRDNVPDFRKSTRSMKLDPVSSFLYWRMNWHTEHHMYAGVPCYHLRKLARAIAADMPEPRTLIGAWREMLATWKRQQQDPGYQYDTPLPPAAGRAAHEEQGKLESSIGELAPSGLR
- a CDS encoding phytanoyl-CoA dioxygenase family protein, translated to MSLTTHETRFYEENGYLLRKGLVPLDWIADVEREVDRIHERMAEHPAAGVGIAWEEFDEPDHPPRIKQLMHSEVISATLNRILRCDAMLDIVEDLIGSDISLYHSKLLPKAGGDGTAIPWHQDYAYWKTDDNRPAMVNCQLAIRRCNLENGCICFVPGSHRGGLQEHERSRETFGVYLPGHYRERDDAVAVEMEPGDGVFFNALIVHGSAPNRSAEDRLMNTFAYNVTGNGVTQSREELRSRPHARSGVSCD
- a CDS encoding ATP-binding protein, whose translation is MDRRNNPYAPGAGLQPPELAGRDRLIDDVTIDMDRVLRRRPTKGLILLGLRGVGKTVLLNRLRAFADGKGFQTAKVEAPEGSVLPDMLAPELRRILYALDVRQSGGRHLRRAVSVLRGFANAFKVKIGDIEFSVEPAPGEGDSGNLEQDLPPLLIAVAEAAAERRSAVGLFLDEIQYLSSVELAAVVVACHEIAQRNLPLLFIGAGLPQVAALAGKAKSYAERLFDYPEVGPLDADAARAAIAIPAENEGVSFDDGAVDAILQATQNYPYFIQEWGFQVWNRAPSTPIAPAVVADATPDVIAHLDTNFFRVRFDRLTVLQQKYLRAMAELGPGPHKTGHIATTLGVAATSVATVRQQLVNKGMVWSQRHGETAFTVPLFDSFMKRQMPTLEKHVPARRMRTTRRGAGS
- a CDS encoding ABC transporter substrate-binding protein; the protein is MTKTLVFVTGLLLVASLASWAASEAEEGGDAEQMAVPMGQYREAPMLTELVAAGELPPVDERLPVEPALLEPIESVGRYGGTLYVHATNNAPWGDLQEETERGSYLGRFRFDRLEVEGHLAKGFEQAADDQSITIFLREGARWSDGAPFTADDVIFMYEDMHWHEEIETWMWLPQARRAIKVDDYTVRLETDVPYPVLTLKMAEPAGGDWHSYYPKHYLQKWHIRYNENANALAKEEGFDTWVDAFRHHFWWNPRQDMNFPTMQPWVLTHSDTTNKVHDRNPYYWKVDAEGQQLPYVDRIVTDIVDSETYHLKIIAGESDVAFVNTAFENFSLYKQGEDAGGYNVVLLPGNKGADVGFRVNQNHPDPVKGGIYRDVRFRQALSLAIDRDDLNNAVFFGLAVPRQFTILPSATYYKPEWAEAYADFDPDRANELLDAVGLSERDRQGFRVGADGKTFELAVEYGVGGEAGNPTAPLELVKEYWESVGIKVLLKSWESGYFWERMQDPEHEIAFHAEQSKEVRSFMVERESWTAARGWGPLWQRWLIADANIKDGTNTLADYDGKLPGEEPPDYVKQLFQYGEDRIQTKLGSPQYRDLSQKIYDWHAEHLVHIGAVGQAPLVYIANKKLGNVPREFYTGIGGSIDLNITADQLFFRQ
- a CDS encoding AAA family ATPase — translated: MIESITISNFKSLRRVELSLGMLNLFVGTNASGKSNFLESLRVLQGIGNGFTISEILDGRPPSATSEVWDGIRGGSSRTCFAGFDGESEVLISVQGTLDDEPQVPWHYSITFLPMAGQVKQESLQAGVLIFHTEETSGPDSGPKLRVHHHYVGGDRSPISESASFRPVLGGFSGLKFFGFSGDSVGFDQGPFYTEGADLARRVARQLANTQQLEPSIALLREYSKVHDAKRMGDHGENFAAVVKTICQNEDTKDAFLSWLRELRPDEVDDVGTLSGAVGDSLFMLRESHREYPAPVLSAGTLRFAALTAAFFQPDMPSIMTIEEIENGIHASRLRLLLELLRNRSRAGRTQVFATTHSPSALAWLDESEYGTTFLCKRDESTGESMIRPLTEVPHFLDVAQRHPVADLYAEGWLETAL
- a CDS encoding ATP-binding protein, which translates into the protein MLSSPLHDAVETQRREMHARLAERYVERDLATPVRDDGLIKVIIGPRRCGKSFLAMHLLGKQRSRGYVNFDDERLVDVANYDHLVAAVNSVYDNPRYLLLDEIQNLPRWELFVNRLQRQGLQLILTGSNAHLLSSELATHLTGRHLPIILFPFSFAETRRAHPGPRTGPEMAEGFRRYSQEGGYPEPLLRDVDREYYLRTLWDSVLYKDIVRRRRIRSAAGLDDLAGYLLANVAREYTLNRLTSVTRCRSVHTVAKYIGHLEEAFLFFSLPRFSYRVRETAAANRKIYCIDNGFVTARGVRFAPDTGRLAENVVAVALHKRALEGKCEVYFWRDAGQREVDFVVKEGRQVTSLIQVCWDMTGADTRQREIRALLQAGAELSCDRLLVLTADADSEEEVEWFGKRGRIRLLPLWRWLSEEGGT
- a CDS encoding ATP-binding protein — encoded protein: MFERFYRPPAGSYFLFGPRGTGKSTSLRERYPDALFVDLIDPENTRFYDARPERLRDTIAASPARRRIVIDEVQRVPELLQVVHQLIELDKRLRFVLTGSSARKLRRTGVDLLAGRAALTTMHPFMAAELGAGFNLDRALSQGLIPLVVDAAEPDVVLRSYAALYVREEVQAEGLVRNVGAFSRFLEAVSFSHAAVLNVSNLARECQVERKVAEGYVDVLRDLLLAFTLPVFTRRARRRMTTHPKLYLVDAGLFRSLRPTGPFDRPEELAGAALEGLVAQHLRAWIAYSNRDDALSFWRTRAGNEVDFVLYGESGLFAIEVKDSATLHPRDFSGLRAFTQDYPIATPVLLYRGSRRIQERGVLCLPCEPFLRTLTPARSFSQVLAAVPEP
- a CDS encoding aldolase/citrate lyase family protein, which gives rise to MHTNRILAKVKAGEKAVGLQIPFCSPDLVELMGIAGIDYVFVDCEHGSFSLSDVETMCRAAELAGITPIVRVVDVEPSTILRFIVRGAMGIIGPHIRTRAQAEQLVKACLFSPRGMRSYGNARGDYYGTPDSASEHMRRANEEMFICGMIEEQEGFDNLPEILTVDGLDFFKFGVHDISLDMGLPGQFDHPKVNQAMAAATQQIRAAGKVVTDDVMWEVPVSDLFLGAARAFAVKGRT